From one Streptomyces sp. N50 genomic stretch:
- the prcB gene encoding proteasome subunit beta: MAEHETSGRLADEFFTPGTSSFTEFLATHRPALLPTRRPFPEGVRAGADQFPHGTTVLALSYRDGVLIAGDRRATMGNVIAQRDLEKVHPADDYTAVAFAGTVGLAVDMVKLYQVELTHFEKIEGIPMTLNAKATRLAGLIRQNLGQAMQGLAVVPLLVGYDPVAPEGAKGRIFTFDVVGGTYEKPDFHAEGSGSPYARGALKKLFHRGMSRRDAALTALQALYDAADDDSATGGPDINRRIFPIVSVITEDGFERLPESETEALTREMIDHRSSHPDGPTVAP, encoded by the coding sequence ATGGCGGAGCACGAGACGAGCGGCCGGCTGGCGGACGAGTTCTTCACTCCCGGGACCTCGTCCTTCACCGAGTTCCTGGCGACGCACCGGCCCGCGCTGCTGCCGACCCGCCGCCCGTTTCCGGAGGGCGTCCGCGCCGGCGCGGACCAATTCCCGCACGGCACCACGGTGTTGGCCCTCTCCTACCGCGACGGCGTGCTGATCGCCGGCGACCGCAGGGCCACCATGGGCAACGTCATCGCGCAGCGCGACCTGGAGAAGGTGCACCCCGCGGACGACTACACCGCGGTCGCCTTCGCCGGTACGGTCGGCCTCGCCGTCGACATGGTGAAGCTGTACCAGGTCGAGTTGACGCACTTCGAGAAGATCGAGGGCATCCCGATGACCCTCAACGCGAAGGCCACCCGCCTCGCGGGACTGATCCGCCAGAACCTCGGCCAGGCCATGCAGGGCCTCGCCGTCGTACCGCTCCTCGTCGGCTACGACCCCGTAGCCCCTGAAGGAGCCAAGGGCCGTATCTTCACCTTCGACGTCGTCGGCGGCACCTACGAGAAGCCGGACTTCCACGCCGAGGGCTCCGGGTCCCCGTACGCCCGGGGTGCCCTCAAGAAGCTGTTCCACCGGGGAATGTCCCGGCGCGACGCGGCCCTGACCGCGCTCCAGGCCCTGTACGACGCGGCCGACGACGACTCGGCGACCGGCGGCCCCGACATCAACCGCCGTATCTTCCCCATCGTTTCGGTCATCACCGAGGACGGTTTCGAACGCCTCCCGGAGTCGGAGACCGAGGCCCTGACCCGGGAGATGATCGACCACCGCAGCAGCCACCCGGACGGTCCGACTGTCGCGCCCTGA
- the araD gene encoding L-ribulose-5-phosphate 4-epimerase AraD, giving the protein MTARVRDGLRQEVLDANLTIPQVGLATLTWGNVSGVDREAGVFVIKPSGVPYEDLALDDLVTVRLSDGKVVDGDLRPSTDTETHRCLYLAFPSIGGVTHTHSTHAVAFAQARRDIPVLGTTHADTFNGPVPCTPDLTADQCAKDYEYNTGRVIVDMLRGDDQRAAEVPAALVANHGPFTWGATARKSLEHAIICEAVAQMAINTLALSPPAPPPPHLLARHYTRKHGPDAYYGNPAPVL; this is encoded by the coding sequence ATGACCGCGCGAGTCCGTGACGGCCTGCGGCAAGAGGTACTGGACGCCAACCTGACCATCCCCCAGGTCGGTCTGGCGACGCTGACCTGGGGCAATGTGAGCGGCGTCGACCGCGAGGCGGGGGTGTTCGTCATCAAGCCGTCGGGCGTTCCCTACGAGGATCTCGCCCTCGACGATCTGGTGACCGTCCGGCTGTCCGACGGCAAGGTGGTCGACGGAGACCTCCGCCCCTCCACCGACACGGAGACCCACCGCTGCCTCTACCTGGCGTTCCCGTCCATCGGCGGCGTCACCCACACCCACTCCACCCACGCGGTGGCCTTCGCGCAGGCCCGCCGTGACATACCGGTCCTGGGCACCACCCACGCCGACACCTTCAACGGGCCGGTCCCGTGCACCCCGGACCTCACGGCCGACCAGTGCGCGAAGGACTACGAGTACAACACCGGCCGGGTGATCGTCGACATGCTGAGAGGCGACGACCAGCGGGCGGCCGAGGTCCCGGCCGCCCTCGTCGCCAATCACGGCCCCTTCACCTGGGGCGCGACGGCCCGCAAGTCCCTGGAGCACGCGATCATCTGCGAGGCCGTAGCGCAGATGGCGATCAACACGCTGGCCCTGTCCCCACCAGCACCGCCACCCCCGCATCTGCTGGCCCGGCACTACACCCGCAAGCACGGACCGGACGCGTACTACGGCAACCCGGCCCCCGTCCTCTGA
- the araA gene encoding L-arabinose isomerase, which produces MDTTASPYPDQEIWFLTGSQGLYGDDILHQVAEQSRSISEILGGPGKIPVRIVWKPVLTDADAIRRLCQEASASDTCVGVIVWMHTFSPAKMWIAGLSALDRPLLHLHTQYNLSLPWPSIDMDFMNLNQAAHGDREFGHIESRLGIDRKIVAGHATDPRVVRRVAAWARAAVGRHASRTLKLARFGDNMRDVAVTEGDKVEAQLRFGYSVNTYAVNDLVAVVDEVEDKEAAELAAEYVELYDVAPALRPGGIRHDSLLYAARQEIGLRTFLTEGGFTAFTTNFEDLGGLRQLPGLAVQRLMADGYGFGGEGDWKTSALLRTMKVMGAGQPGGTSFMEDYTYHLGPGTPRILGAHMLEVCPSVAAERPSCEIHPLSIGDREDPVRLVFNAAPGPAVVVGLSDLGDRFRLTANTVDVVTPSEPLRRLPVARAVWKPRPSLAESAESWLLAGAPHHTVLSSAVDTETLTDYAAMAGVELLTIDETTSTGQFTKEIRWNAAYHRLAQAL; this is translated from the coding sequence ATGGACACCACAGCCTCTCCCTACCCCGACCAGGAGATCTGGTTTCTCACCGGCAGCCAGGGCCTGTACGGCGACGACATCCTGCACCAGGTCGCCGAGCAGTCCCGGAGCATCTCCGAGATCCTCGGCGGCCCGGGGAAGATCCCGGTCAGGATCGTGTGGAAGCCGGTCCTCACCGACGCCGACGCGATCCGCCGGCTGTGCCAGGAGGCGAGCGCCTCCGACACCTGCGTGGGCGTGATCGTGTGGATGCACACCTTCTCCCCGGCCAAGATGTGGATCGCCGGACTCAGCGCCCTGGACCGGCCGTTGCTGCACCTGCACACCCAGTACAACCTGTCGCTGCCCTGGCCCAGCATCGACATGGACTTCATGAACCTCAACCAGGCCGCCCACGGCGACCGGGAGTTCGGGCACATCGAGTCCCGGCTCGGCATCGACCGCAAGATCGTCGCCGGTCACGCGACCGACCCGAGGGTCGTGCGGCGCGTGGCAGCCTGGGCCCGTGCCGCCGTCGGCCGCCACGCCTCACGCACCCTGAAGCTGGCCCGCTTCGGCGACAACATGCGCGATGTCGCCGTGACCGAGGGCGACAAGGTCGAGGCCCAACTGCGGTTCGGCTACTCGGTGAACACCTACGCCGTCAACGACCTGGTGGCCGTCGTGGACGAGGTCGAGGACAAGGAGGCCGCCGAACTCGCCGCCGAATACGTCGAGTTGTACGACGTGGCCCCCGCGCTGCGTCCCGGCGGCATCCGCCACGACTCGCTCCTGTACGCGGCCCGTCAGGAGATCGGCCTGCGCACCTTCCTCACCGAGGGCGGCTTCACCGCGTTCACCACGAACTTCGAAGACCTGGGCGGACTACGGCAGTTGCCCGGTCTCGCCGTCCAGCGCCTGATGGCCGACGGCTACGGCTTCGGCGGCGAGGGCGACTGGAAGACCTCGGCGCTGCTGCGCACGATGAAGGTCATGGGCGCGGGTCAGCCCGGCGGCACCAGCTTCATGGAGGACTACACCTACCACCTGGGCCCCGGCACCCCGCGCATCCTCGGCGCCCACATGCTGGAGGTCTGCCCCTCGGTGGCCGCCGAGCGCCCGAGCTGCGAGATCCACCCCCTGTCCATCGGCGACCGCGAGGACCCGGTCCGCCTCGTCTTCAACGCGGCCCCCGGCCCCGCCGTGGTCGTCGGCCTGTCCGATCTCGGCGACCGCTTCCGGCTGACCGCGAACACGGTCGACGTCGTCACCCCGAGCGAGCCCCTGCGCCGGCTGCCGGTGGCGAGGGCGGTCTGGAAGCCGCGCCCCTCGCTCGCGGAGTCCGCGGAGAGCTGGCTGCTGGCCGGCGCCCCGCACCACACCGTGCTCAGCTCGGCCGTCGACACCGAGACGCTGACGGACTACGCCGCGATGGCCGGCGTAGAGCTGCTGACCATCGACGAGACCACCAGCACCGGGCAGTTCACCAAGGAGATCCGCTGGAACGCCGCCTATCACCGGCTCGCCCAGGCCCTCTGA
- the araB gene encoding ribulokinase, producing MVNAENSEHTHPDTYVIGVDYGTLSGRAVVVRVADGAELAAAEHPYTHAVLDRTLPDGTPLPPDWALQVPSDYIDVLRIAVPEALARSGVRPDQVVGIGTDFTACTVLPVLADGTPLCELPDLTSRPHAYVKLWRHHAAQAQADRITALADARKEPWLQRYGGKISSEWEFAKALQLLEEDPELYELTERWIEAADWIVWRLSGTYVRNACTAGYKGQLQDGSYPSSDYLAALNPAFAGFVIDKLDQPIGQLGDFAGGLTAEAAAWTGLPEGIAVCVGNIDAHVTAPAATAVEPGRMVAIMGTSTCHVMSSDQWAEVPGMCGVVEGGILPGLWGYEAGQSGVGDIFGWFVRNGFPASYAEEAAALGRDPHEHLTALAAQQRVGEHGLIALDWQSGNRSVLVDHDLSGVLVGLTLSTRPEEIYRALLEATAFGTRTIIEAFETSGVPVRELIIAGGLMKNPLLMQIYADVTRLPLGVIDSAQGPALGAAMHAAVAAGAYPDIRAAAHAMAKARPAVYQPDPERAAAYDRLYAEYRLLHDYFGRGANEVMHRLRHLRAEASA from the coding sequence GTGGTGAACGCCGAGAACAGCGAACACACCCATCCCGACACCTACGTCATCGGAGTCGACTACGGGACGCTGTCCGGACGGGCCGTGGTGGTCCGGGTCGCCGACGGCGCCGAACTGGCCGCCGCCGAGCACCCGTACACCCACGCCGTCCTCGACCGGACCCTCCCCGACGGCACCCCGCTGCCGCCCGACTGGGCGCTCCAGGTGCCCTCCGACTACATCGACGTCCTGCGCATCGCCGTCCCCGAGGCACTGGCCCGCTCAGGCGTGCGCCCCGACCAAGTCGTCGGCATCGGCACGGACTTCACCGCGTGCACGGTCCTGCCGGTCCTCGCCGACGGCACCCCCCTGTGCGAACTCCCCGACCTCACAAGCCGCCCGCACGCCTACGTCAAACTCTGGCGCCACCACGCCGCCCAGGCCCAGGCCGACCGCATCACCGCCCTGGCCGACGCCCGCAAGGAGCCCTGGCTCCAGCGGTACGGCGGCAAGATCTCCTCGGAGTGGGAGTTCGCCAAGGCCCTCCAACTGCTCGAAGAGGACCCGGAACTCTACGAGTTGACCGAGCGCTGGATCGAGGCCGCCGACTGGATCGTCTGGCGGCTCAGCGGCACTTACGTCCGCAACGCCTGCACCGCCGGGTACAAGGGCCAGCTCCAGGACGGCAGTTACCCCTCCTCTGACTACCTGGCCGCACTCAACCCCGCTTTCGCCGGCTTCGTCATCGACAAGCTGGACCAGCCGATCGGCCAACTCGGCGACTTTGCGGGCGGGTTGACGGCGGAGGCGGCGGCGTGGACGGGCCTGCCCGAAGGCATCGCCGTGTGCGTCGGCAACATCGACGCACACGTGACGGCACCTGCGGCCACCGCCGTCGAACCCGGCCGCATGGTCGCCATCATGGGCACCTCCACCTGCCATGTGATGAGCAGCGACCAGTGGGCCGAAGTCCCCGGTATGTGCGGGGTGGTCGAGGGCGGAATCCTCCCGGGACTGTGGGGATACGAGGCCGGGCAGAGCGGCGTCGGCGACATCTTCGGCTGGTTCGTGCGCAACGGGTTCCCGGCGTCGTACGCCGAGGAGGCCGCCGCGCTCGGCCGTGACCCCCACGAGCACCTCACCGCCCTGGCCGCCCAACAGCGGGTGGGCGAGCACGGGTTGATCGCCTTGGACTGGCAGAGCGGCAACCGCAGCGTGCTCGTCGACCATGACCTGAGCGGCGTCCTGGTGGGCCTGACCCTGTCCACCCGCCCCGAGGAGATCTACCGCGCCCTGCTGGAGGCCACCGCCTTCGGCACCCGCACCATCATCGAGGCGTTCGAGACGTCCGGCGTCCCGGTCCGCGAACTCATCATCGCGGGCGGCCTGATGAAGAACCCGCTGCTCATGCAGATCTACGCCGACGTCACCCGGCTCCCCCTCGGCGTCATCGACTCGGCGCAGGGCCCGGCGCTCGGCGCGGCGATGCACGCGGCGGTCGCGGCCGGGGCGTACCCGGACATCCGGGCCGCCGCCCACGCGATGGCCAAGGCCCGCCCGGCCGTGTACCAGCCGGACCCTGAGCGGGCCGCCGCGTACGACCGGCTGTACGCCGAGTACCGGCTCCTGCACGACTACTTCGGGCGCGGTGCCAACGAGGTCATGCACCGTCTGCGCCACCTCCGCGCCGAGGCCTCCGCCTGA
- a CDS encoding CBM35 domain-containing protein — translation MPRTPRRSRSVRALMGVTAVTAALLGTALTVPAAQAATPTLSVDLGTTTGAVMHGANGALYGLSDDGVPGDNLVTPLHMTSIAQKAPDGTQHPNGDALVVQPEFARGGGGDNLIYMQDIYASWPYENLGLSDYLTKVTTMVTKVAARSDASTFVWVPFNEPDGNWYTGLGSSTTATYQSALASFESDWTTVYNKIRSIIPNARIAGPNETHYDARLMGDFYPWAKANNVLPDMTTWHELDPTSLSNFEGNLAAYRTIETNAGISPRPVNINEYGDRRDLSVPGQMIQWMSMFERNKVYADQAYWDIAGNLDGNVSQTNIPNGDWWLLRWYAGLTGQTAKVTPPQANVTDTLQAIASLDTGRKQAQVLLGGGTSGSANTVVKNIPSSFGSAVNVSVERTAWSGYEGAGPAPTVLARSTYTVASDGSITVPLTNLDPMSAYRIVVNPAGTGTPTAASTPSTSSYEAENATITDGTVYTQGSVTNAYGYATSGTKDVGSLNQSDSKVAFTVTAPTTGTYNLNVFYGNQSGGPATQTLTVDGGSAQTVTYTPTLNWTYRSTASASVSLTAGTHTISLAKGTNEVTLDKIDLTAASTADTSYPATYADITGSPTYNYTASGTTGAGALALTSGTSAAFDVYAPTDGYYTVHTDYSSNGSGTLTLDGATAVTLASTSGTLTDKSSRLYLSAGNNRITAATSGSTTLTLRDLRVAASGDTTGVSAYEAESATLAGTAVATSDSWASGSKYVGYVGNGSANTLTFQVTAASAGRYVMNVRYANDQVSGSGNYNTNVVSRAAQISVNGGTAQTVMFRNNYSWSSYWDLPVPVTLTAGTNTISFANASAYAPNIDRITVAPVSG, via the coding sequence ATGCCTCGAACACCCCGTAGATCCCGTTCCGTTCGCGCCCTGATGGGCGTGACCGCGGTGACCGCCGCCCTCCTGGGCACGGCCCTGACCGTCCCCGCCGCACAGGCGGCCACCCCGACCCTGAGCGTCGACCTCGGCACCACCACCGGCGCGGTCATGCACGGAGCCAACGGCGCCCTGTACGGCCTCAGCGACGACGGAGTCCCCGGCGACAACCTGGTAACTCCCCTGCACATGACGTCGATTGCCCAGAAGGCACCCGACGGCACCCAGCACCCGAACGGTGACGCGCTGGTCGTCCAGCCGGAGTTCGCCCGCGGTGGCGGCGGCGACAACCTCATCTACATGCAGGACATCTACGCCTCCTGGCCGTACGAGAACCTCGGACTGAGCGACTACCTCACCAAGGTCACCACGATGGTCACCAAGGTCGCGGCCCGCTCCGACGCGAGCACGTTCGTGTGGGTGCCGTTCAACGAGCCGGACGGCAACTGGTATACGGGGCTGGGCAGTTCGACCACCGCCACGTACCAGAGCGCGCTCGCGAGCTTCGAGAGCGACTGGACGACGGTCTACAACAAGATCCGCTCGATCATCCCGAACGCGCGGATCGCCGGCCCGAACGAGACGCACTACGACGCCCGTCTCATGGGCGACTTCTACCCGTGGGCCAAGGCCAACAACGTCCTTCCGGACATGACCACTTGGCACGAGCTGGACCCGACCTCCCTCTCCAACTTCGAGGGCAACCTCGCCGCGTACCGCACCATCGAGACCAACGCGGGCATCAGCCCCCGCCCGGTCAACATCAACGAGTACGGCGACCGCCGCGACCTCTCCGTGCCGGGTCAGATGATCCAGTGGATGTCGATGTTCGAGCGGAACAAGGTCTACGCCGACCAGGCGTACTGGGACATCGCGGGGAACCTCGACGGCAACGTCAGCCAGACCAACATCCCCAACGGCGACTGGTGGCTGCTGCGTTGGTACGCTGGCCTCACCGGCCAGACCGCCAAGGTGACCCCGCCGCAGGCCAACGTCACCGACACGCTCCAGGCCATCGCGTCCCTCGACACCGGCCGCAAGCAGGCCCAGGTGCTCCTCGGCGGCGGCACCTCCGGCTCGGCGAACACGGTCGTCAAGAACATACCGTCGTCGTTCGGCTCCGCCGTCAACGTCTCGGTGGAGCGCACCGCTTGGAGCGGCTACGAGGGTGCGGGCCCCGCGCCGACCGTGCTGGCGCGCAGCACCTACACGGTCGCTTCTGACGGCAGCATCACCGTGCCGCTGACGAACCTCGACCCGATGTCGGCCTACCGCATCGTCGTCAACCCGGCCGGCACCGGCACGCCCACCGCCGCGAGCACCCCGTCGACGTCGTCCTACGAGGCCGAGAACGCGACCATCACCGACGGCACCGTCTACACCCAGGGCAGCGTCACCAACGCCTACGGGTACGCCACTTCGGGCACGAAGGACGTCGGCAGCCTCAACCAGTCGGACAGCAAGGTCGCCTTCACGGTCACCGCCCCGACCACGGGCACGTACAACCTGAACGTCTTCTACGGCAACCAGTCCGGCGGCCCGGCGACCCAGACCCTCACCGTCGACGGCGGCTCCGCCCAGACGGTCACCTACACACCGACCCTGAACTGGACCTACCGCTCCACGGCGAGCGCCTCGGTCTCCCTGACGGCGGGCACGCACACGATCTCCCTGGCCAAGGGCACGAACGAGGTCACCCTCGACAAGATCGACCTCACGGCCGCTTCCACGGCGGACACGTCCTACCCGGCCACGTACGCCGACATCACCGGCTCGCCGACGTACAACTACACCGCCTCCGGAACGACCGGCGCCGGTGCGCTGGCCCTGACCTCGGGCACCTCGGCCGCCTTCGACGTGTACGCGCCGACCGACGGCTACTACACCGTGCACACCGACTACTCCTCCAACGGGTCCGGCACGCTCACCCTGGACGGCGCGACCGCCGTCACGCTGGCCTCCACGAGCGGCACGCTGACCGACAAGAGCTCCCGGCTGTATCTGTCGGCGGGCAACAACCGCATCACGGCGGCCACTTCGGGCTCCACCACGCTGACCCTGCGCGATCTGCGGGTGGCCGCGAGCGGTGACACCACCGGCGTCTCCGCCTACGAGGCCGAGAGCGCGACCCTCGCGGGAACCGCCGTCGCCACCTCGGACAGCTGGGCCTCGGGCAGCAAGTACGTCGGCTATGTCGGCAACGGCTCGGCCAACACGCTCACCTTCCAGGTGACGGCGGCCAGCGCCGGGCGGTACGTCATGAACGTCCGCTACGCCAACGACCAGGTCTCCGGCTCCGGGAACTACAACACCAACGTCGTCTCCCGGGCGGCCCAGATCTCCGTCAACGGCGGTACCGCGCAGACGGTCATGTTCCGCAACAACTACAGCTGGTCCAGCTACTGGGACCTGCCCGTCCCGGTCACCCTGACGGCCGGCACCAACACCATCAGCTTCGCCAACGCGAGCGCCTACGCACCCAACATCGACCGCATCACGGTCGCGCCGGTCTCCGGCTGA
- a CDS encoding carbohydrate ABC transporter permease yields MTTVTAFAPAHRRPLRWVQPLVVLIVAGVTIGIPLWLVAVTSFKPQAEAIKPNLSLPHHVQAAANYKQSFDEGKIVQGFVNSLLVVAPSVVLVLLLGAGAAWVFARRKGRLVNTLYALSISGLLLPPAVITIVMELRQLGLAGTRPGMIGVYAGMYLSTSIFFMTGFIRALPEELEEAARMDGAGPVRVFFRIILPLLRPVIATATIMVMLYAWSDIFYAFFVLGGGDKATLPLNLYQVANAQLYLNNWHLIFAYVVMMSLPMVLVFVIAQRRIVSGITSGAVK; encoded by the coding sequence GTGACCACCGTTACCGCGTTCGCCCCCGCACACCGGCGCCCGCTGCGCTGGGTCCAGCCGCTCGTCGTCCTGATCGTCGCCGGTGTCACCATCGGCATCCCGCTCTGGCTGGTCGCGGTCACCTCCTTCAAGCCGCAGGCCGAGGCGATCAAGCCCAACCTCTCGCTTCCCCACCACGTCCAGGCCGCCGCGAACTACAAGCAGAGCTTCGACGAGGGCAAGATCGTCCAGGGCTTCGTCAACAGCCTCCTGGTCGTCGCCCCGTCCGTCGTCCTCGTGCTGCTCCTCGGAGCGGGCGCCGCCTGGGTGTTCGCCCGCCGCAAGGGCCGCCTGGTCAACACCCTGTACGCGCTGAGCATCAGCGGACTCCTGCTCCCGCCCGCCGTGATCACCATCGTCATGGAGCTACGCCAACTCGGCCTGGCCGGCACCCGTCCCGGCATGATCGGTGTCTACGCCGGGATGTACCTGTCCACCTCGATCTTTTTCATGACCGGGTTCATCCGCGCCCTCCCCGAGGAACTGGAGGAGGCCGCCCGCATGGACGGCGCGGGCCCGGTCCGGGTCTTCTTCCGCATCATCCTGCCGCTCCTGCGCCCGGTCATCGCCACCGCGACGATCATGGTGATGCTCTACGCCTGGAGCGACATCTTCTACGCCTTCTTCGTCCTCGGCGGCGGCGACAAGGCCACCCTGCCGCTCAACCTCTACCAGGTCGCCAACGCCCAGCTGTACCTCAACAACTGGCACCTGATCTTCGCCTACGTCGTGATGATGAGCCTCCCCATGGTCCTCGTCTTCGTCATAGCGCAGCGCCGCATCGTCTCCGGCATCACGAGCGGCGCCGTCAAGTAG